In one Nicotiana sylvestris chromosome 8, ASM39365v2, whole genome shotgun sequence genomic region, the following are encoded:
- the LOC138875744 gene encoding uncharacterized protein, with protein sequence MNLVSTDFDRRSYGGWRRVVVIALSANNKLGFIDGTLTIPQVDSGLQKTWARCNDMVLSWILNSLSKEIGESVLYSQSAKDLWSDLENRFGQTNGAKLFQLQKQLSVVVKNSKAHQDERLLQFLMGESGSFLATNQQGNERRFNENKGQKGGFDPRKNAGICTCCKKTRHTIDKCYRIHGFPADFKFTKQRKFQRNVQANVVFNTNEKEIQ encoded by the exons ATGAATCTTGTGTCCACAGATTTTGATAGAAGAAGCTATGGTGGATGGAGAAGAGTTGTAGTAATTGCTTTATCTGCAAACAATAAGTTGGGTTTTATTGATGGAACTCTTACTATTCCACAAGTTGATTCTGGACTTCAAAAGACTTGGGCAAGGTGTAATGACATGGTATTGTCATGGATACTCAATTCTCTATCTAAGGAGATAGGAGAGAGTGTTCTTTACTCTCAAAGTGCCAAGGACTTGTGGAGTGATTTGGAAAACAGATTTGGACAAACTAATGGAGCGAAGTTATTTCAGTTACAAAAGCAACTTAGTGTTGTG GTGAAGAATTCTAAGGCACATCAAGATGAAAGGTTGCTGCAGTTTTTGATGG GAGAATCAGGATCTTTCCTTGCTACAAACCAGCAGGGAAATGAAAGAAGGTTCAATGAAAATAAGGGACAGAAGGGAGGTTTTGATCCTAGAAAGAATGCTGGAATATGTACTTGCTGCAAAAAAACTAGGCATACTATTGATAAATGCTATAGGATTCATGGATTTCCTGCAGATTTTAAGTTCACTAAGCAGAGGAAGTTTCAACGGAATGTACAGGCAAATGTTGTGTTTAACACGaatgaaaaggaaatccaatga
- the LOC138875745 gene encoding uncharacterized protein: MAVTIRSGRGGVASTSNARKVVSDGVLVQEDDEQSNDVQVSDENVNEEVRIDIDDNVEETQNDVNPSREYVIDIPETSLSINVTLVEAVEQMPGYAKFMKDLITKKRSMNCETIKMTHQVSSIGHYMAPKLDYPGAFTNPCTIGSANFAKAFCDLGANINFMPYSVFKTLGIGQPRPTSMRLQMEDRTMKRPLGIIDYVLVRVDKFILPANFVILDCEVDYEVLIILGRPFLATGKALVDVETGELTF; encoded by the exons ATGGCGGTGACTATAAGGAGTGGTAGAGGTGGAGTTGCTAGTACATCTAATGCAAGAAAGGTTGTGAGTGATGGTGTGTTGGTGCAAGAGGATGATGAGCAAAGCAATGATGTGCAAGTGAgtgatgaaaatgtgaatgaagaagtaaGAATAGACATTGATGACAACGTGGAGGAGacacaaaatgatgtgaacccgtctagggaatacGTGATAGACATACCGGAAACG agtttgtcgATAAATGTAACTTTGGTGGAAGCTGTAGAACAAATGCCAGGAtatgccaagtttatgaaagacttgaTTACAAAGAAGAGATCCatgaattgtgaaactatcaagatgacgcATCAAGTGAGTTCCATTGGACATTACATGGCTCCAAAGCTAGATTACCCCGGTGCTTTTACAAACCCGTGCACTATTGGTAGTGCCAATTTCGCCAAAGCTTTCTGCGACTTAGGGGCAAACATTAACTTCATGCCATATTCTGTGTTTAAGAcattgggaattgggcaaccaaggCCAACATCTATGAGGTTGCAGATGGAGGATAGGACAATGAAGAGGCCATTGGGGATTATAGATTATGTGCTAGTGCGGGTCGACAAGTTCATACTTCCCGCAAATTTTGTGATTCTTGACTGCGAGGTTGACTATGAGGTGCTGattatattggggagacctttcctagctacagggaaggctttagttgatgtggaaacaggggaactcaccttctag